Proteins encoded by one window of Culicoides brevitarsis isolate CSIRO-B50_1 chromosome 2, AGI_CSIRO_Cbre_v1, whole genome shotgun sequence:
- the LOC134830857 gene encoding PTB domain-containing adapter protein ced-6 isoform X2, whose translation MSTLKFWNKQNNSSSSNKEPKENGGGVVENGKQGSNGRNWLHQPDALTNGHVAYLVKYLGNTPVDQPKGIEVVKEAIRKLQFTQQIKKAENGSNYKTKKVEITVSIDGVAIQEPRSNNILHQFPLHKISYCADEKGAKKFFSFIAKTGTGPSSAFPNGEILSSSSSNSNGIQNGTSNGSTNGTAEEGHECFVFISNKLASDITLTIGQAFDLAYKRYVNDNGKTAEVTKLQQQNRQLENTVTAYRQRLKELTEVMPKNDLERLLVRLGLRDILEVPQENGSDGGANGVNGSKTPDLGIDVSTPSNDDQLLIETSPKHFAPIVPPRNMQNPLQSTLDALKPSVGTKLEGLLLNSDSDSDFDPRAEETDAVQNGNKITNDLFGYEPPKQSPGQQLFTNNLLSNGFSNGVTTNGLSSPPPLLAPPPKASTPRRNTPGNNVSASQDLFGSTPFSMQPTPVFDTSFKKGLSFDDFTLESLDPLSSK comes from the exons atgtcTACGTTAAAATTCtggaataaacaaaataatagcaGCAGTAGCAACAAAGAGCCAAAAGAGAATGGCGGAGGTGTTGTGGAAAATGGAAAACAAGGCTCCAATGGCAGAAATTGGTTGCATCAACCGGATGCACTGACAAATGGCCATGTGGCGTATCTAGTCAAG TATTTGGGTAACACTCCAGTGGACCAACCGAAAGGCATTGAAGTTGTCAAGGAGGCAATCCGCAAATTGCAGTTCACACAACAGATCAAGAAGGCTGAGAATGGCAGCAActacaagacaaaaaaagttgagattACCGTTAGTATAGATGGAGTGGCGATCCAGGAGCCACGCAGCAACAACATTTTGCACCAATTCCCGCTTCACAAGATTTCGTACTGCGCCGACGAGAAGGGAGCCAAGAAATTCTTCAGTTTTATCGCAAAAACGGGCACGGGACCATCCTCAGCGTTCCCCAACGGCGAAATTCTGTCCTCGTCGAGCTCCAATTCGAATGGCATCCAAAATGGAACAAGCAATGGCAGCACGAATGGAACCGCTGAAGAAGGGCACGAATGTTTTGTGTTCATTTCGAATAAATTGGCGTCTGATATTACGTTGACGATTGGACAAGCGTTCGATTTGGCGTACAA ACGCTACGTTAACGACAACGGCAAAACCGCCGAAGTGACGAAGCTGCAACAACAAAATCGTCAATTGGAAAATACGGTGACCGCCTACCGTCAACGCTTGAAGGAGCTCACGGAAGTGATGCCGAAGAACGATTTGGAGCGACTTTTGGTCCGTTTGGGGCTCCGTGATATCCTGGAAGTGCCACAAGAGAACGGCAGCGATGGCGGTGCAAATGGCGTCAATGGCAGCAAAACTCCTGATTTGGGAATTGATGTTTCGACACCGAGCAACGATGATCAACTCTTGATTGAGACATCGCCGAAGCACTTTGCTCCAATTGTGCCACCGAGAAACATGCAAAATCCGTTGCAATCGACACTGGATGCCTTGAAACCGTCTGTTGGCACAAAATTGGAGGGTTTGCTGTTGAATTCCGACAGCGATAGTGATTTTGATCCGCGTGCCGAAGAAACGGATGCCGTgcaaaatggaaataaaatcaCAAATGACTTGTTTGGATATGAGCCGCCAAAGCAGTCGCCTGGGCAGCAATTGTTCACGAATAATTTACTCTCTAACGGATTCAGCAATGGCGTTACCACAAATGGATTGTCAAGTCCACCACCGTTGT tggcTCCTCCACCAAAGGCATCCACGCCTCGTCGCAATACTCCCGGAAATAACGTTTCCGCATCCCAGGATCTTTTCGGATCGACGCCATTCTCCATGCAACCAACTCCAGTATTTGAT acatcTTTCAAAAAAGGCTTATCCTTTGATGATTTCACCCTTGAAAGTCTGGATCCTCTGagtagtaaataa
- the LOC134830872 gene encoding serine protease inhibitor 28Dc isoform X2, giving the protein MKMKPNSKSEVISPVSIVSSLNLVLLGAKGTTYDEILSTLGYNESTSLFENSSKIHESFSSLIENINNPSTTQFTSENTSWKNVNVSEVYRSGQYKNESGNSKTSIVNGIFVQEGRGLRNSYVMAAKNLYKCETKNLDFATSPAQSARYINDWVNNETKGLVRNIVGESLDTATKLIIVNSLYFKADWFKEFIDGATDMKNFYPNGLENPAISVEMMANAGHFPYGESRDLDCRILGLPYKDKQTTMYIIIPNNSNKSKLEKLQADLSFDKLETLIDQMTVKTAIILLPKMSLTNQYNLRDILEGMGVKSLFSPRTSDLSLISEPEINYSQTRQTEGLYNQLVFSRLRDELNVSNKKKREVTNNAYLESLERLRQMDLSNPGLFASDVLHKIKLIVNEQGTEAGAATAVTINRSGPQVFFRVEVPFLVVIRHDSTKLPLFYGSVFEPST; this is encoded by the exons atgaaaatgaaACCAAATAGCAAAAGTGAAGTGATTTCACCGGTCAGTATTGTTTCATCTTTGAACTTGGTTCTTCTTGGAGCAAAAGGTACTACTTATGATGAAATATTGTCAACTTTGGGTTATAATGAAA gcaCATCTCTCTTTGAAAATTCATCTAAAATACACGAATCGTTTAGTTCGCTTATTGAAAACATAAATAACCCATCAACAACCCAATTTACATCTGAAAACACTTCTTGGAAGAATGTTAATGTATCGGAAGTATATCGCTCTGGTCAATACAAAAATGAATCTGGAAATTCCAAAACATCAATTGTGAATGGAATTTTTGTACAAGAAGGTCGTGGATTGAGAAATAGTTATGTGATGgcagctaaaaatttatacaaatgtgaaacgaaaaatttagattttgctACATCTCCTGCTCAATCAGCTCGATACATAAATGA ctGGGTAAATAATGAAACTAAAGGACTCGTACGGAACATTGTTGGAGAATCATTAGATACTGCAaccaaattaataattgtaaaTTCATTGTACTTTAAAGCAGATTGGTTCAAAGAATTTATTGATGGGGCGACAGACAT gaaaaacttttatccAAATGGATTGGAAAATCCTGCAATCTCTGTTGAAATGATGGCAAATGCTGGACATTTTCCTTACGGAGAATCAAGGGACTTAGATTGCCGTATTTTGGGACTTCCTTACAAGGATAAACAAACAACGATGTACATAATCATTCCGAATAACTCGAACAAAAGCAAATTGGAAAAACTCCAAGCTGACCTCAGTTTTGATAAACTCGAGACTCTGATCGATCAAATGACAGTGAAAACCGCCATTATTCTTCTTCCAAAAATGTCACTGACAAATCAATACAATTTGCGGGATATTCTTGAGGGAATGGGAGTtaaatctcttttttctcCTCGCACGAGTGATCTTAGTTTAATATCAGAACCTGAAATCAACTATTCTCAAACTAGACAGACCGAGGGACTATATAATCAATTGGTTTTTTCCCGCCTTCGTGATGAATTGAACGtttcaaataagaaaaaacgaGAGGTTACAAATAATGCATATCTAGAAAGTCTTGAGAGACTTCGTCAAATGGATTTGTCAAATCCTGGTTTATTTGCTAGTGacgttttacataaaattaagttgataGTAAATGAGCAAGGAACTGAAGCAGGTGCAGCTACGGCTGTTACCATAAATCGGTCAGGACCTCAAGTATTTTTCAGAGTAGAAGTGCCATTTTTAGTAGTCATCAGACATGATAGTACTAAGCTACCTTTGTTTTATGGAAGCGTTTTTGAACCTTctacttaa
- the LOC134830872 gene encoding serine protease inhibitor 28Dc isoform X1 produces the protein MKMIHNKIYILTIMVLICTKKLTIANEVVSGPFSMEQLIAQLGKNVESRDVNFSDVISKSVFNFGHDLVSNIMKMKPNSKSEVISPVSIVSSLNLVLLGAKGTTYDEILSTLGYNESTSLFENSSKIHESFSSLIENINNPSTTQFTSENTSWKNVNVSEVYRSGQYKNESGNSKTSIVNGIFVQEGRGLRNSYVMAAKNLYKCETKNLDFATSPAQSARYINDWVNNETKGLVRNIVGESLDTATKLIIVNSLYFKADWFKEFIDGATDMKNFYPNGLENPAISVEMMANAGHFPYGESRDLDCRILGLPYKDKQTTMYIIIPNNSNKSKLEKLQADLSFDKLETLIDQMTVKTAIILLPKMSLTNQYNLRDILEGMGVKSLFSPRTSDLSLISEPEINYSQTRQTEGLYNQLVFSRLRDELNVSNKKKREVTNNAYLESLERLRQMDLSNPGLFASDVLHKIKLIVNEQGTEAGAATAVTINRSGPQVFFRVEVPFLVVIRHDSTKLPLFYGSVFEPST, from the exons ATGAAGATGatacacaataaaatatatattttaaccaTCATGGTTTTAATATGTACCAAAAAACTCACCATTGCAAATGAAGTTGTGTCAGGTCCTTTTTCGATGGAACAGTTAATTGC CCAATTGGGAAAAAACGTAGAATCAAGAGATGTAAACTTTTCAGATGTAATTTCTAAAAgtgtatttaattttggacATGATCTTGTCTCgaatattatgaaaatgaaACCAAATAGCAAAAGTGAAGTGATTTCACCGGTCAGTATTGTTTCATCTTTGAACTTGGTTCTTCTTGGAGCAAAAGGTACTACTTATGATGAAATATTGTCAACTTTGGGTTATAATGAAA gcaCATCTCTCTTTGAAAATTCATCTAAAATACACGAATCGTTTAGTTCGCTTATTGAAAACATAAATAACCCATCAACAACCCAATTTACATCTGAAAACACTTCTTGGAAGAATGTTAATGTATCGGAAGTATATCGCTCTGGTCAATACAAAAATGAATCTGGAAATTCCAAAACATCAATTGTGAATGGAATTTTTGTACAAGAAGGTCGTGGATTGAGAAATAGTTATGTGATGgcagctaaaaatttatacaaatgtgaaacgaaaaatttagattttgctACATCTCCTGCTCAATCAGCTCGATACATAAATGA ctGGGTAAATAATGAAACTAAAGGACTCGTACGGAACATTGTTGGAGAATCATTAGATACTGCAaccaaattaataattgtaaaTTCATTGTACTTTAAAGCAGATTGGTTCAAAGAATTTATTGATGGGGCGACAGACAT gaaaaacttttatccAAATGGATTGGAAAATCCTGCAATCTCTGTTGAAATGATGGCAAATGCTGGACATTTTCCTTACGGAGAATCAAGGGACTTAGATTGCCGTATTTTGGGACTTCCTTACAAGGATAAACAAACAACGATGTACATAATCATTCCGAATAACTCGAACAAAAGCAAATTGGAAAAACTCCAAGCTGACCTCAGTTTTGATAAACTCGAGACTCTGATCGATCAAATGACAGTGAAAACCGCCATTATTCTTCTTCCAAAAATGTCACTGACAAATCAATACAATTTGCGGGATATTCTTGAGGGAATGGGAGTtaaatctcttttttctcCTCGCACGAGTGATCTTAGTTTAATATCAGAACCTGAAATCAACTATTCTCAAACTAGACAGACCGAGGGACTATATAATCAATTGGTTTTTTCCCGCCTTCGTGATGAATTGAACGtttcaaataagaaaaaacgaGAGGTTACAAATAATGCATATCTAGAAAGTCTTGAGAGACTTCGTCAAATGGATTTGTCAAATCCTGGTTTATTTGCTAGTGacgttttacataaaattaagttgataGTAAATGAGCAAGGAACTGAAGCAGGTGCAGCTACGGCTGTTACCATAAATCGGTCAGGACCTCAAGTATTTTTCAGAGTAGAAGTGCCATTTTTAGTAGTCATCAGACATGATAGTACTAAGCTACCTTTGTTTTATGGAAGCGTTTTTGAACCTTctacttaa
- the LOC134830857 gene encoding PTB domain-containing adapter protein ced-6 isoform X1, whose product MSTLKFWNKQNNSSSSNKEPKENGGGVVENGKQGSNGRNWLHQPDALTNGHVAYLVKYLGNTPVDQPKGIEVVKEAIRKLQFTQQIKKAENGSNYKTKKVEITVSIDGVAIQEPRSNNILHQFPLHKISYCADEKGAKKFFSFIAKTGTGPSSAFPNGEILSSSSSNSNGIQNGTSNGSTNGTAEEGHECFVFISNKLASDITLTIGQAFDLAYKRYVNDNGKTAEVTKLQQQNRQLENTVTAYRQRLKELTEVMPKNDLERLLVRLGLRDILEVPQENGSDGGANGVNGSKTPDLGIDVSTPSNDDQLLIETSPKHFAPIVPPRNMQNPLQSTLDALKPSVGTKLEGLLLNSDSDSDFDPRAEETDAVQNGNKITNDLFGYEPPKQSPGQQLFTNNLLSNGFSNGVTTNGLSSPPPLLAPPPKASTPRRNTPGNNVSASQDLFGSTPFSMQPTPVFDAPVTSSDSLPFENSLDALSVAPAPFEQKSVMDDLSTLTSISNQFNTILSHSPVFPATETLTHSVSNPFLNATETPNGITPLSKSPAASKYDAFKAFSDCHAPLISEPFAKAQENTDKNTNKPNPDLFKDFAVSAFNQFKREPQQTKLF is encoded by the exons atgtcTACGTTAAAATTCtggaataaacaaaataatagcaGCAGTAGCAACAAAGAGCCAAAAGAGAATGGCGGAGGTGTTGTGGAAAATGGAAAACAAGGCTCCAATGGCAGAAATTGGTTGCATCAACCGGATGCACTGACAAATGGCCATGTGGCGTATCTAGTCAAG TATTTGGGTAACACTCCAGTGGACCAACCGAAAGGCATTGAAGTTGTCAAGGAGGCAATCCGCAAATTGCAGTTCACACAACAGATCAAGAAGGCTGAGAATGGCAGCAActacaagacaaaaaaagttgagattACCGTTAGTATAGATGGAGTGGCGATCCAGGAGCCACGCAGCAACAACATTTTGCACCAATTCCCGCTTCACAAGATTTCGTACTGCGCCGACGAGAAGGGAGCCAAGAAATTCTTCAGTTTTATCGCAAAAACGGGCACGGGACCATCCTCAGCGTTCCCCAACGGCGAAATTCTGTCCTCGTCGAGCTCCAATTCGAATGGCATCCAAAATGGAACAAGCAATGGCAGCACGAATGGAACCGCTGAAGAAGGGCACGAATGTTTTGTGTTCATTTCGAATAAATTGGCGTCTGATATTACGTTGACGATTGGACAAGCGTTCGATTTGGCGTACAA ACGCTACGTTAACGACAACGGCAAAACCGCCGAAGTGACGAAGCTGCAACAACAAAATCGTCAATTGGAAAATACGGTGACCGCCTACCGTCAACGCTTGAAGGAGCTCACGGAAGTGATGCCGAAGAACGATTTGGAGCGACTTTTGGTCCGTTTGGGGCTCCGTGATATCCTGGAAGTGCCACAAGAGAACGGCAGCGATGGCGGTGCAAATGGCGTCAATGGCAGCAAAACTCCTGATTTGGGAATTGATGTTTCGACACCGAGCAACGATGATCAACTCTTGATTGAGACATCGCCGAAGCACTTTGCTCCAATTGTGCCACCGAGAAACATGCAAAATCCGTTGCAATCGACACTGGATGCCTTGAAACCGTCTGTTGGCACAAAATTGGAGGGTTTGCTGTTGAATTCCGACAGCGATAGTGATTTTGATCCGCGTGCCGAAGAAACGGATGCCGTgcaaaatggaaataaaatcaCAAATGACTTGTTTGGATATGAGCCGCCAAAGCAGTCGCCTGGGCAGCAATTGTTCACGAATAATTTACTCTCTAACGGATTCAGCAATGGCGTTACCACAAATGGATTGTCAAGTCCACCACCGTTGT tggcTCCTCCACCAAAGGCATCCACGCCTCGTCGCAATACTCCCGGAAATAACGTTTCCGCATCCCAGGATCTTTTCGGATCGACGCCATTCTCCATGCAACCAACTCCAGTATTTGAT GCACCTGTTACTTCTTCCGACTCACTTCCTTTCGAAAATTCCCTCGACGCGCTCTCCGTTGCCCCCGCTCCGTTCGAACAAAAGTCCGTCATGGACGATCTCTCGACTCTCACGAGTATTTCCAACCAATTTAACACAATTCTCAGTCACAGTCCCGTTTTCCCCGCTACCGAGACTCTGACACATTCCGTCTCGAATCCTTTCCTCAATGCCACGGAAACCCCGAATGGCATTACTCCTCTCTCAAAATCTCCCGCTGCCTCCAAATATGACGCCTTCAAGGCGTTCTCCGACTGTCATGCGCCCCTTATTAGCGAGCCATTTGCCAAAGCACAAGAAAACACAGACAAAAACACGAACAAGCCGAACCCAGACCTCTTCAAAGACTTTGCTGTGTCGGCTTTTAATCAGTTTAAAAGGGAACCACAGCAAACGAAACTTttctaa